One genomic segment of Brassica napus cultivar Da-Ae chromosome A3, Da-Ae, whole genome shotgun sequence includes these proteins:
- the LOC106356324 gene encoding LOW QUALITY PROTEIN: cathepsin D (The sequence of the model RefSeq protein was modified relative to this genomic sequence to represent the inferred CDS: deleted 1 base in 1 codon) produces the protein MAIYLLFIIHFRFFSTFSLENPQMFTFKSFFLTVTIIFCALQKSDSSASFTTKNINVGVVSLRNFGDLIFYGEVSVGTPPQKFNVVFDTGSSNFWVPSTRWPTKTMFRHQKFNAKASKTYFPVPDRHDESIEYEAGALKGNLSRDNLMLGGVMLEAQDFFVGFNPDSHLTEVKFDGILGLALPSLKIAGTKTVLENLVEKNLISQRIFSIRMKTSRKRKRAGDEVQNAGQITFGGLNKRHFRGEHVYVPVLSGTGFWKISMSQIYVGAHAVDVCIPQCFAFVDSGTTDIYGPKEQIKKIYEKLGTEKVFACSEFKKLPAMISFLIGGKRLFINRNNYAYEYTDTKDAKRCALRLVTSDTGTDTWILGMAFMQAIHTVFDFQDFNRPKIGFAEAVP, from the exons ATGGCTATTTATCTTCTTTTCATCATTCATTTCCGGTTCTTTTCAACATTCTCCCTAGAAAATCCACAA ATGTTTACTTTTAAGAGCTTTTTCTTGACAGTAACAATAATCTTTTGTGCCTTACAAAAATCAGATAGCTCGGCGAGTTTCACAACTAAGAATATTAACGTAGGAGTGGTGAGTTTGAGAAATTTTGGGGATTTGATTTTTTATGGGGAAGTTAGTGTTGGTACTCCACCACAAAAGTTCAACGTAGTGTTCGACACCGGAAGTTCAAACTTTTGGGTTCCGTCAACGAGGTGGCCTACTAAAACCATGTTTCGACACCAAAAGTTTAATGCCAAGGCATCGAAGACCTACTTTCCAGTTCCAG ACAGACATGATGAAAGTATTGAATATGAAGCTGGTGCACTGAAAGGTAACCTATCCCGAGACAATCTCATGCTTGGTGGGGTTATGCTTGAGGCGCAAGACTTCTTTGTTGGGTTTAACCCAGATTCTCATCTTACAGAAGTCAAATTCGATGGAATACTCGGACTCGCATTGCCATCTCTGAAGATTGCTGGAACTAAGACTGTATTGGAGAATCTGGTGGAAAAAAATTTGATAAGCCAGCGCATTTTTTCTATACGGATGAAGACTTCTCGCAAGCGCAAGAGAGCTGGAGACGAAGTTCAAAACGCTGGTCAAATAACTTTTGGCGGACTCAACAAAAGACACTTCCGTGGCGAACATGTATATGTTCCTGTATTGTCGGGGACAGGCTTTTGGAAAATTTCAATGTCTCAAATCTATGTTGGTGCACATGCTGTCGATGTTTGTATTCCACAATGCTTTGCATTTGTGGACTCTGGGACTACCGATATTTATGGCCCAAAG GAACAAATCAAGAAGATCTATGAAAAACTTGGAACAGAAAAAGTTTTTGCATGCTCGGAATTTAAAAAGTTGCCGGCGATGATCTCCTTCCTAATTGGAGGAAAGCGTTTATTTATCAATCGAAACAAC taCGCATACGAATACACTGACACAAAGGATGCAAAACGATGCGCCCTTCGTCTTGTGACATCTGACACTGGCACTGACACATG GATTTTGGGTATGGCGTTCATGCAAGCTATCCATACGGTCTTCGATTTTCAAGATTTTAACAGACCAAAGATCGGTTTTGCTGAAGCAGTACCATAA